From the genome of Desulfobaculum xiamenense, one region includes:
- the ahbD gene encoding heme b synthase — protein MSDAKHSFEHPAAAPTGHPGGHPNGTGGHPGGCPHGQTSGKDGVPPLRLIAWEITRSCNLACKHCRAEAHTEPYPGELSTDEAKALIDTFPETGSPIIIFTGGEPMMRKDWPELVRYAKGKDLRCVMAPNGTLITPETAREMKDAGIERVSISIDGPDATSHDAFRGVEGAFAASMRGIEYLKQAGLEFQINTTVTKGNLGMFRDIFHLCEKIGAAAWHIFLLVPTGRGAELGEEIISAEEYEAVLNWFYDFRKTTDMQLKATCAPHYHRILRQRAKEDGIPVTFENFGLDAVSRGCLGGVGFCFISHTGQVQPCGYLELDCGNIRTTPFPEIWAKSKHFLEFRNQDCFEGKCGVCEYHKVCAGCRARAYTMNGSHLAEEPLCSHTPRRATGKS, from the coding sequence ATGAGCGACGCGAAACACAGCTTCGAGCACCCCGCCGCCGCCCCCACCGGGCATCCCGGCGGCCATCCCAACGGCACGGGCGGCCACCCCGGCGGCTGCCCCCACGGTCAGACCTCCGGAAAGGACGGCGTGCCGCCGCTGCGGCTCATCGCGTGGGAGATCACCCGCTCCTGCAACCTCGCCTGCAAGCACTGCCGCGCCGAGGCGCACACCGAGCCCTACCCCGGCGAGCTTTCCACCGACGAGGCCAAGGCGCTCATCGACACCTTCCCCGAGACCGGCAGCCCCATCATCATCTTCACCGGTGGCGAACCGATGATGCGCAAGGACTGGCCGGAGCTGGTGCGCTATGCCAAGGGCAAGGACCTGCGCTGCGTCATGGCCCCCAACGGCACGCTCATCACCCCCGAAACCGCACGGGAGATGAAGGACGCGGGCATCGAGCGCGTGTCCATCTCCATCGACGGACCCGACGCCACCAGCCACGACGCCTTCCGCGGCGTGGAAGGTGCCTTCGCGGCCAGCATGCGCGGCATCGAGTACCTCAAGCAGGCCGGTCTGGAATTCCAGATCAACACCACGGTGACCAAGGGCAACCTCGGCATGTTCCGCGACATCTTCCACCTGTGCGAGAAGATCGGCGCGGCGGCGTGGCACATCTTCCTGCTGGTGCCCACCGGGCGCGGCGCGGAACTCGGCGAGGAGATCATCTCCGCCGAGGAATACGAGGCCGTGCTCAACTGGTTCTACGACTTCCGCAAGACCACCGACATGCAGCTCAAGGCCACCTGCGCGCCGCACTACCACCGCATCCTGCGCCAGCGGGCCAAGGAGGACGGCATCCCGGTGACCTTCGAGAACTTCGGGCTCGACGCCGTGTCCCGAGGCTGCCTCGGCGGCGTGGGCTTCTGTTTCATCTCGCACACCGGTCAGGTCCAGCCCTGCGGCTACCTCGAACTGGACTGCGGCAACATCCGCACCACGCCCTTCCCGGAAATATGGGCCAAGTCCAAGCACTTCCTCGAATTCCGCAATCAGGACTGCTTCGAGGGCAAGTGCGGCGTGTGCGAGTACCACAAGGTCTGCGCCGGTTGCCGCGCCCGTGCGTACACCATGAACGGGAGCCACCTCGCCGAGGAACCCTTGTGCTCCCATACCCCGCGCAGGGCCACCGGGAAGAGCTGA
- a CDS encoding AsnC family transcriptional regulator, with the protein MDHFDKQILDIIQSGFPIEPRPYAVVGENIGLTESEVLARVRALKEQGVIRRIGGNFQSRELGWHSTLCAACVPQDKLDEFVAEVNAHPGVTHNYLRKHHYNIWFTFIGESEQIVADTLAAITRKTGIDILNLPADMMYKIKVDFKMNANGGDE; encoded by the coding sequence ATGGACCACTTCGACAAGCAGATCCTCGACATCATCCAGTCCGGCTTTCCCATCGAGCCGCGCCCCTACGCCGTGGTCGGCGAGAACATTGGACTCACCGAGTCCGAGGTGCTGGCCCGCGTGCGCGCGCTCAAGGAGCAGGGCGTCATCCGGCGCATTGGCGGCAACTTCCAATCCCGCGAGCTGGGCTGGCATTCCACCCTGTGCGCGGCCTGCGTGCCGCAGGACAAGCTGGACGAGTTCGTGGCCGAGGTGAACGCGCATCCCGGAGTGACCCACAACTACCTGCGCAAGCACCACTACAACATCTGGTTCACCTTTATCGGCGAGTCCGAGCAGATCGTCGCGGACACCCTCGCCGCCATCACGCGCAAGACGGGCATCGACATCCTCAACCTGCCCGCCGACATGATGTACAAGATCAAGGTGGACTTCAAAATGAACGCTAACGGCGGCGACGAATAG
- the rpe gene encoding ribulose-phosphate 3-epimerase: MEREFILSPSLLSCDFGRLADELAALEEAGLKWVHWDVMDGRFVPNITLGAPIIKALRKRSKLFFDVHLMIEEPERYIADFIDAGADLICVHAEATRHLERTVSEIRRMGAKCAVALNPATSLFDIEYLIPQLDMALIMSVNPGFGGQKFIPFTLDKIHELALLRDDWNPEMLIQVDGGCAPENTPDLVEAGADVLVSGSAFFGFPPYRERHETFLRAAGAI, from the coding sequence ATGGAAAGAGAATTCATCCTGTCCCCGTCGCTTCTGTCCTGCGACTTCGGCCGCCTCGCCGACGAGCTGGCCGCGCTGGAGGAGGCAGGACTCAAGTGGGTGCACTGGGATGTGATGGACGGCCGCTTCGTGCCCAACATCACCCTCGGCGCTCCCATCATCAAGGCGCTGCGCAAGCGCTCCAAGCTCTTCTTCGACGTGCATCTCATGATCGAGGAACCCGAGCGCTACATCGCGGACTTCATCGACGCAGGCGCGGACCTCATCTGCGTCCATGCGGAGGCGACCCGCCATCTGGAGCGCACCGTCAGCGAAATCCGCCGCATGGGTGCCAAGTGCGCCGTGGCCCTCAACCCGGCCACCTCGCTCTTCGACATCGAATACCTCATCCCCCAGCTGGACATGGCGCTCATCATGAGCGTGAACCCCGGCTTCGGCGGACAGAAGTTCATTCCCTTCACCCTCGACAAGATCCACGAGCTGGCGCTCCTGCGCGACGACTGGAATCCCGAGATGCTCATTCAGGTGGACGGCGGCTGCGCGCCCGAGAACACCCCCGACCTCGTCGAGGCTGGCGCGGACGTTCTGGTCTCCGGCTCCGCCTTCTTCGGCTTCCCGCCCTACCGCGAGCGCCACGAGACCTTCCTGCGCGCCGCCGGGGCCATCTAG
- a CDS encoding PilZ domain-containing protein, giving the protein MDDRRKRSRVRTRFPGVVFCGGDDFSIATENLSLKGALCEVLDESVDGLVGEPCIMRITLSESAVIEVSGIIARAEGQVLAVDFENMDPDSYAHLRNVVRLMAEDADLIDEEQLTGGFGDEDDADFER; this is encoded by the coding sequence ATGGACGATAGGCGCAAGCGGAGCCGGGTCCGCACGAGATTTCCCGGAGTTGTCTTCTGCGGTGGGGATGATTTTTCCATCGCCACCGAGAATCTGAGCCTCAAGGGCGCGTTGTGCGAGGTCCTCGATGAGAGCGTGGATGGCCTCGTTGGCGAGCCGTGCATCATGCGCATCACTCTGTCGGAGTCGGCGGTCATCGAGGTGTCCGGAATCATCGCCCGCGCCGAGGGACAGGTGCTGGCCGTGGATTTCGAGAATATGGACCCGGATTCCTACGCCCATCTGCGCAATGTGGTGCGCCTCATGGCCGAGGACGCCGACCTTATCGACGAGGAGCAGTTGACCGGCGGCTTCGGCGACGAGGACGACGCGGATTTCGAACGCTGA
- a CDS encoding LysE family translocator, translating to MLFGIENFFVFMAAGILLNVTPGPDMFYVATRSAGQGRAAGVASALAIACGGVVHTMAASLGLSAVLAHSALAFDIVRWAGAVYLVWMGLRLILSRPEADAHKRLPDAPVGKIFRQGLVVAIFNPKVALFFLSFLPQFANPASADFAVQVLVLGLTFCATGLAVMTTIALCFGCVNAWASGRPGLRRFQTRATGGVFVTMGLCLGLAER from the coding sequence ATGCTGTTCGGTATCGAGAATTTTTTTGTGTTCATGGCTGCGGGGATTCTGCTCAATGTGACGCCGGGGCCGGACATGTTCTATGTGGCCACGCGTAGCGCCGGGCAGGGGCGCGCGGCCGGAGTGGCCTCCGCGCTGGCCATCGCCTGCGGCGGTGTGGTGCACACCATGGCTGCGTCGCTCGGGCTTTCCGCCGTGCTGGCGCATTCCGCGCTGGCCTTCGACATCGTGCGCTGGGCCGGCGCGGTGTATCTGGTCTGGATGGGGCTTCGGCTCATCCTCTCCCGTCCGGAGGCCGACGCGCACAAGCGCCTGCCCGATGCCCCCGTGGGGAAGATTTTCCGGCAGGGGCTGGTGGTCGCCATTTTCAATCCCAAGGTCGCCCTGTTCTTCCTGTCGTTTTTGCCGCAGTTTGCCAATCCGGCCTCGGCGGACTTCGCCGTGCAGGTGCTGGTTCTGGGGCTCACGTTCTGTGCCACGGGCCTCGCGGTGATGACGACCATCGCCCTGTGCTTCGGGTGTGTGAATGCGTGGGCCTCGGGCCGTCCGGGCCTGCGTCGTTTCCAGACCCGCGCCACGGGCGGCGTGTTCGTGACCATGGGGCTGTGCCTCGGTCTCGCGGAGCGCTAG
- a CDS encoding PAS domain S-box protein, producing the protein MATSTPPETRRTEGTAVPGANLRTSIAFRFFVAFAAIFIVALGSVAATLELSLRHTDRLRLDAELEHCASSIVTLVRTTSSTAVKENLRTVAEEQLRILNILFNRAAQGELTEAEAQKRAHDILRNHRIGPTGYIHILTGRGKVVLHPRKEIEGRDASALPFIREQLRRKTGYLEYELLDEFHPKPVPKMLYMVHFLPWDWIVSVSVERSAMQNLVNPEDMRAGVMANTISPIGFSAIITTSGSVVIHPWLKANMKHLRDVNGVPYIHNALDSPAGFQDIMAILPSSPAPRHLRLHHLHMPESGWVVLTCGAPDALGANLGPLRTAVFGVTGAGLATGLLMALLIATRTQARMGRLLATMQRAAMGDYTAHAAENTPKIRTDELGTIARHFNVLMTRLRDAASENTRAHRLLEERVEQRTHEIEQRERLYRIIFEAVSDGLLILDDSGTVREANSAAQKLFRAGEGDLAGRPLAEIIHPEDCETASRILKSIAAYDERSASPRCRRTDDTFFESDLRATSLDYGGRHHLLLMLRDVTEERRIERERRALARFPDENPAPIMRMSTTGTVLYANAPARDAIWPNMSPDMQPDMQLDALPEAFASAIGACLHHNDVVQEEMVIGDRAFAFIFAPVPDQGYVNVYGQDITERKRMEHILRLNEQRMALALETSGAVVYEHTIPPRRDTGYLDPRIAPLMGLPLGGLPVEAFDAGWWMERIAPEDRPSLQQEYRDFVSGTDQDIHTRFRLRHEDGHWMHLEIYAKAVDFDEYGRASRVVGLALDVTRQRMVERSLSESEKWLRTIFNSMQAGIIVADIDTFDILDVNPVASALIGLAREELIGRDFSAFIVPGQHTLCISEGAAIRGLSGQGTLVTATGENVPILGNEIVALLGGKRSIVHNFIDITALKETERELRTANAELELLLSSISSILISVDQKEHIRHWNQKAVETFGITPTDASGKTLDELQLAWNQQMVGAAVTLCQTQGESSRLDEVHFTRADGRKRILGLSLHPIRDIGEQRHGCLLLGSDITDLVLMQHQSLQAQKLESIGQLAAGIAHEINTPTQYVGDNTRFLRDAFDDYARLIERYDAVAEAAREAQAAVRELTELDAIKDEVDLDYLHEEIPSAFAQTMEGIERVTKIVQSMKTFSHPGAREKVPVDLGQAIESTVTISRNEWKYVADLELDIAPGMPPVVCLPDEFNQVILNMIINAAHAIESVVGKGSEAKGLITLRVRAEDGHAVIAITDTGCGIPPEIQPYIFDPFFTTKEVGKGTGQGLNIAHSVIVEKHGGTISVESEPGRGTTFTIRLPLSP; encoded by the coding sequence ATGGCCACCTCCACACCTCCGGAAACGCGCCGCACCGAAGGGACGGCAGTGCCGGGTGCCAATCTGCGCACCAGCATTGCCTTCCGCTTCTTCGTCGCATTCGCGGCCATCTTCATCGTCGCCCTCGGCTCCGTGGCGGCCACGCTCGAACTGTCCCTGCGCCATACGGACAGACTGCGGCTCGACGCAGAACTGGAGCACTGCGCCTCCTCCATCGTCACGCTGGTCCGGACCACCTCGTCCACGGCCGTCAAGGAGAATCTGCGCACCGTGGCCGAAGAGCAACTCCGTATCCTGAACATTCTCTTCAATCGAGCGGCCCAGGGCGAACTGACCGAGGCCGAGGCGCAGAAACGCGCCCACGACATCCTGCGCAACCACAGGATCGGCCCCACCGGCTACATCCACATCCTGACCGGACGCGGAAAGGTCGTCCTGCACCCCCGCAAGGAAATCGAAGGGCGGGACGCAAGCGCCCTCCCGTTCATCCGTGAACAGCTCCGGCGCAAGACCGGATACCTCGAATACGAACTGCTCGACGAATTCCACCCGAAACCGGTGCCCAAGATGCTATACATGGTCCACTTCCTGCCGTGGGACTGGATCGTCTCCGTCAGCGTCGAGCGCTCCGCCATGCAGAACCTCGTGAACCCGGAGGACATGCGCGCTGGCGTCATGGCCAACACCATCAGTCCCATCGGTTTCTCGGCCATCATCACGACCTCGGGTTCCGTCGTCATCCACCCGTGGCTCAAGGCCAACATGAAGCACCTGCGCGACGTGAACGGCGTACCCTACATACATAACGCCCTCGATTCCCCCGCCGGATTTCAGGACATCATGGCCATACTGCCATCATCCCCAGCGCCTCGGCACCTGCGGCTACACCACCTGCACATGCCGGAATCCGGATGGGTCGTGCTCACCTGCGGTGCGCCGGACGCCCTCGGGGCAAACCTCGGACCACTGCGCACTGCCGTATTCGGCGTCACCGGCGCAGGACTGGCTACCGGGCTGCTCATGGCCCTTCTGATCGCGACACGCACCCAGGCCCGCATGGGACGCCTGCTCGCCACCATGCAGCGTGCGGCCATGGGCGACTATACCGCCCATGCCGCCGAGAATACGCCGAAAATCCGTACCGACGAGCTCGGGACCATCGCCCGACACTTCAACGTGCTGATGACCAGACTGCGCGACGCAGCAAGCGAAAACACCCGCGCCCACCGCCTGCTCGAAGAACGCGTGGAGCAACGCACACACGAGATCGAACAGCGCGAACGCCTCTACAGAATCATCTTCGAGGCGGTCTCCGACGGGCTGCTCATCCTCGACGACTCGGGCACCGTGCGCGAGGCGAACAGCGCGGCGCAGAAACTCTTCCGGGCTGGGGAAGGCGACCTCGCCGGGCGCCCGCTCGCGGAGATCATCCACCCCGAGGACTGCGAAACAGCATCACGAATCCTCAAGAGCATCGCGGCATACGACGAACGCTCCGCATCCCCGCGATGCAGGCGCACGGACGACACCTTCTTCGAATCGGACCTGCGGGCGACCAGCCTCGACTACGGCGGGCGTCACCACCTTCTCCTCATGTTGCGCGACGTCACGGAAGAGCGCCGCATTGAGCGCGAACGCCGTGCCCTCGCCCGCTTTCCGGACGAGAACCCCGCCCCGATCATGCGCATGTCCACCACCGGAACGGTGCTCTACGCCAACGCTCCCGCCCGCGACGCGATCTGGCCCAACATGTCACCCGACATGCAACCAGACATGCAACTCGACGCGCTTCCCGAAGCGTTCGCCAGCGCCATTGGCGCCTGCCTGCACCACAATGACGTGGTGCAGGAGGAAATGGTCATCGGTGACAGGGCTTTCGCCTTCATCTTCGCCCCAGTTCCCGATCAGGGGTACGTCAACGTCTACGGGCAGGACATCACCGAGCGCAAACGCATGGAACACATCCTACGCTTGAATGAGCAACGCATGGCGCTGGCGCTGGAGACCAGCGGAGCCGTCGTCTACGAGCACACGATTCCCCCACGGCGGGATACCGGCTATCTCGATCCGCGCATCGCCCCGCTCATGGGCCTTCCCCTTGGCGGACTTCCGGTCGAAGCCTTCGACGCGGGCTGGTGGATGGAGCGCATCGCCCCGGAGGACCGCCCAAGCCTGCAACAGGAATACCGGGATTTCGTCTCCGGAACGGATCAGGATATTCATACCCGCTTCCGGCTCCGACACGAGGATGGGCACTGGATGCATCTGGAAATTTACGCCAAGGCCGTTGATTTCGACGAATACGGCCGGGCCAGCCGGGTGGTGGGCCTCGCGCTGGACGTGACGCGACAGCGCATGGTGGAGCGTAGCCTAAGCGAAAGCGAAAAATGGCTGCGAACCATCTTCAACAGCATGCAGGCGGGGATCATCGTCGCAGACATCGACACCTTCGACATCCTGGACGTAAACCCCGTGGCCTCAGCGCTCATCGGCCTCGCGCGGGAGGAACTGATCGGCCGCGACTTCTCGGCCTTCATCGTTCCGGGGCAGCACACGCTATGCATCAGCGAGGGGGCGGCCATCAGGGGATTGTCCGGGCAAGGCACGCTCGTTACCGCCACGGGGGAAAACGTGCCCATCCTCGGCAACGAGATCGTTGCCCTGCTTGGCGGCAAGCGCTCCATCGTCCACAACTTCATCGACATAACGGCCCTCAAGGAGACAGAGCGCGAACTGCGCACGGCCAATGCGGAACTCGAACTGCTGCTGTCGTCCATCTCGTCCATCCTCATAAGCGTGGACCAGAAGGAGCACATACGCCACTGGAACCAGAAGGCCGTGGAAACCTTCGGCATCACCCCCACCGACGCATCGGGGAAAACGCTCGACGAACTGCAACTCGCATGGAATCAGCAGATGGTCGGCGCAGCCGTCACCCTCTGCCAGACGCAGGGCGAATCCTCCCGGCTGGACGAAGTCCATTTCACCCGCGCCGACGGGCGCAAACGCATCCTCGGCCTCTCCCTGCATCCCATCCGGGACATCGGCGAGCAGCGCCACGGCTGCCTGCTGCTCGGCAGCGACATCACGGACCTCGTGCTCATGCAGCACCAATCCCTGCAAGCGCAGAAGCTCGAATCCATCGGCCAGCTCGCGGCGGGCATCGCCCACGAAATCAACACCCCCACGCAGTACGTGGGGGACAACACGCGCTTTCTGCGCGACGCCTTCGACGACTACGCCAGACTCATCGAGCGTTACGACGCCGTGGCCGAGGCCGCTCGCGAGGCGCAGGCCGCCGTGCGCGAACTGACAGAACTCGACGCCATCAAGGACGAGGTAGACCTCGACTACCTGCACGAGGAAATTCCCTCGGCCTTTGCGCAAACAATGGAAGGCATCGAACGCGTCACGAAAATCGTGCAATCCATGAAAACCTTCTCCCACCCCGGCGCGCGCGAAAAGGTTCCGGTGGACCTCGGGCAGGCCATCGAAAGCACCGTGACCATCTCACGAAACGAATGGAAATACGTGGCTGATCTGGAACTGGACATCGCGCCGGGCATGCCGCCCGTGGTCTGCCTGCCGGACGAGTTCAATCAGGTCATCCTGAACATGATCATCAACGCGGCCCACGCCATCGAGTCCGTGGTAGGCAAGGGCTCAGAGGCGAAGGGACTCATCACCCTGCGCGTGCGCGCGGAAGACGGCCATGCCGTCATCGCCATCACCGACACGGGCTGCGGCATCCCGCCCGAAATCCAGCCCTACATCTTCGACCCGTTCTTCACCACCAAGGAGGTCGGCAAGGGCACAGGCCAAGGGCTGAACATCGCCCACTCGGTCATCGTGGAAAAGCACGGCGGGACGATTTCCGTCGAATCGGAACCGGGCAGGGGCACCACGTTCACCATCCGCCTGCCCCTATCACCCTGA
- a CDS encoding tetratricopeptide repeat protein — MSAKQNIGILVGEPCVPVANIIAKILADNGYRKIAYSTDRDEIFVILKKRETDIALLDFDLAVADRFELIDRIATDRELYHLPLLLMGRGASAAMVAEALRLGGRDYINKPFTPYLLMVRIEKILFGPREPIRRTIFKEKGVNGPDATHPELTPRSEHVTLQIEQARKLYEEGLNLLELRKYDRAIAKFAAAVRVHMLYPEAYVGLAEAFRGQGNLERWGQFMSKAAETCAWLDRDAAASDIFAKTRKLDATAPNPFKTVADHMAGQRNASELERLYTRALELDPHNDAVRLALARVHMEAGRRDEAAGVLSQLSSRGDVPEELRELVLSVTRADARATASTGARVDFIETAAAFDGPEKRRVKRIPLAEYAARLPQREQNFHMIDASALGVSFKHGGESFEIGEELVFDLVSMSGVKVRKMGAVVRRVTPLVVGCELQGLSQDQKEQYAGVIPCDESGEGASG, encoded by the coding sequence ATGTCGGCCAAGCAGAACATAGGCATTCTTGTTGGTGAACCGTGCGTCCCCGTGGCCAATATCATCGCGAAGATACTCGCGGATAACGGCTACCGGAAGATCGCCTACTCCACCGATCGCGACGAGATATTCGTCATCCTCAAGAAGCGCGAGACGGACATCGCGCTTCTCGACTTCGACCTCGCCGTGGCGGACCGCTTTGAACTCATCGACCGCATCGCCACGGACCGCGAGCTCTATCACCTGCCGCTCCTGCTCATGGGGCGGGGGGCGTCCGCCGCCATGGTGGCCGAGGCCCTGCGCCTTGGCGGGCGCGACTACATCAACAAGCCGTTTACGCCCTATCTGCTCATGGTCCGTATCGAGAAGATTCTCTTCGGCCCGCGTGAGCCCATCCGCAGGACCATCTTCAAGGAAAAGGGCGTCAATGGTCCGGATGCCACACATCCGGAACTTACGCCGCGTTCCGAGCATGTGACATTGCAGATAGAGCAGGCCCGCAAGCTGTACGAGGAGGGCCTGAACCTTCTGGAGTTGCGCAAGTACGACCGGGCCATTGCCAAGTTCGCCGCGGCCGTGCGCGTGCACATGCTCTATCCGGAGGCGTACGTTGGGCTGGCCGAGGCCTTTCGCGGGCAGGGCAATCTGGAGCGCTGGGGGCAGTTCATGAGCAAGGCTGCGGAGACCTGTGCGTGGCTCGATAGGGACGCCGCCGCTTCGGACATCTTCGCCAAAACGCGCAAGCTCGACGCCACGGCGCCGAATCCCTTCAAAACCGTGGCCGACCATATGGCAGGGCAGCGCAATGCGAGCGAGCTGGAGCGCCTCTACACCCGCGCGCTGGAGTTGGACCCGCACAACGATGCCGTGCGCCTCGCCCTTGCCCGTGTGCACATGGAGGCCGGACGGCGCGACGAGGCGGCCGGGGTGCTTTCCCAGTTGTCGTCACGCGGCGATGTGCCCGAGGAGTTGCGGGAACTGGTGCTTTCCGTGACGAGGGCCGATGCGCGGGCCACGGCATCAACGGGCGCACGGGTGGACTTCATCGAGACGGCAGCGGCCTTCGACGGGCCGGAGAAGCGCCGGGTGAAGCGGATCCCGCTGGCGGAATATGCCGCGCGACTCCCCCAGCGCGAGCAGAATTTCCACATGATCGATGCCAGTGCGCTGGGCGTGAGCTTCAAGCACGGGGGCGAGTCCTTTGAAATCGGCGAGGAATTGGTTTTCGATCTTGTGTCGATGAGCGGCGTGAAGGTTCGCAAGATGGGGGCCGTGGTCCGGCGCGTCACACCCCTTGTGGTGGGGTGCGAATTGCAGGGGCTGTCGCAGGATCAGAAGGAACAGTATGCGGGTGTCATTCCCTGCGACGAATCCGGAGAGGGCGCGTCAGGGTGA